A stretch of the Rosa rugosa chromosome 5, drRosRugo1.1, whole genome shotgun sequence genome encodes the following:
- the LOC133709612 gene encoding large ribosomal subunit protein uL15c has protein sequence MAASPLFLSSSPALRFPSSPFKGNVSNLRPSLCSIPSLKTTPTPTPTPQRRQLVVVNKAAAAVVGAPTGNVRFRLDNLGPQPGSRKKGKRKGRGIAAGQGNSCGFGMRGQKSRSGPGVRPGFEGGQMPLYRRIPKLKGISGGMHKGLPKYVPVNLKDIEDAGFEEGEEVSLESLKDKGLINPSGRERKLPLKILGDGELKVKLSFKARAFSAAAKEKLEAAGCSLTVLPGRKKWVKPSVAKNIARADEYFAKKRAAAAAAAEAPSA, from the exons ATGGCAGCGTCCCCgctctttctttcttcaagcCCCGCCCTGCGTTTCCCTTCTTCGCCATTCAAG GGAAATGTGAGCAACTTGAGGCCAAGCTTATGTTCAATCCCCTCGCTCAAGACGACTCCGACTCCGACTCCGACTCCTCAGAGAAGACAGCTGGTGGTTGTGAACAAGGCGGCCGCGGCGGTAGTCGGGGCTCCGACTGGGAACGTCCGGTTCAGGCTGGACAACTTGGGCCCGCAACCCGGGTCCAGAAAGAAGGGTAAGAGAAAGGGAAGAGGTATTGCTGCTGGGCAAGGCAACAGCTGCGGGTTCGGTATGCGGGGACAGAAGTCCCGGTCCGGACCGGGTGTCCGGCCCGGATTTGAAGGTGGACAGATGCCGCTCTACCGTCGAATTCCCAAGCTCAAGGGAATTTCTGGAG GTATGCATAAGGGGTTGCCTAAATATGTGCCTGTGAACTTGAAAGATATAGAAGACGCAGGgtttgaagaaggagaagaagtttCGTTAGAGAGTTTGAAGGACAAGGGGTTGATCAACCCTTCGGGGAGAGAGAGGAAACTCCCTTTGAAG ATTCTTGGTGATGGGGAACTCAAAGTGAAGCTGAGCTTTAAGGCTCGGGCTTTTTCTGCAGCGGCGAAGGAGAAGCTTGAGGCTGCTGGCTGTAGTCTCACTGTTTTACCGGGCCGGAAGAAGTGGGTAAAGCCATCAGTTGCTAAGAACATTGCCCGTGCTGATGAATACTTTGCCAAGAAAAGAGCAGCCgcagctgctgctgctgaagCACCATCTGCTTAG